In Synechococcus sp. RS9909, one genomic interval encodes:
- a CDS encoding integrase arm-type DNA-binding domain-containing protein gives MLSDKAIQALRPDPDRPGTKHHDRDGLYLWVARSGSKTWRKDYRWQGARRTFTIGPYPAVRLADARKQALELNTWIKAGIDPRTQVPTQQRNQAESSSRPFVQIAQAWFEHHSASWSPRYCRDMREKLNHFVIPALGQLDIEAISRSDIETQLLAPILARGANEQARRCNDVTRRVIEHAVDLELRQDNPAVKARKVIAATRVTHYHRISWVELPELLEVIDRFERQRLAERSSLIALRLMMLTLVRPSELREARWSEVDTEGRQWIIPAERMKTRVRHIVPLSSQARHLFDMQRPITGHTDLVFHTPNHRGSGELRVMSNGCLSMLLRRMGFQGRQTPHGFRGFGQTNCIEQLKIPRVVTEKQLAHADGNSVSRAYDWAEYLEERSDMLQRWADLLDQVAVAAGLAPVSELSAAMAGHPSALQAA, from the coding sequence ATGCTCAGTGACAAGGCGATCCAGGCCCTGCGGCCCGACCCGGACCGGCCGGGCACCAAGCACCACGACCGTGACGGTCTCTATCTCTGGGTGGCGCGCTCCGGCTCCAAGACCTGGCGCAAGGACTACCGCTGGCAGGGAGCACGCCGCACCTTCACCATCGGCCCTTACCCGGCCGTGCGGCTCGCCGATGCCCGCAAGCAGGCCCTGGAGCTGAACACCTGGATCAAAGCTGGCATCGATCCGCGCACCCAGGTCCCAACGCAGCAGCGCAACCAGGCCGAAAGCAGCAGCCGTCCCTTCGTCCAGATCGCCCAGGCCTGGTTCGAGCACCACAGCGCCAGCTGGAGCCCCCGCTATTGCAGAGATATGCGGGAGAAACTTAATCACTTCGTGATCCCGGCACTCGGTCAACTGGATATCGAGGCGATCAGCCGCAGCGACATTGAAACCCAGCTGCTCGCGCCCATCCTCGCCAGAGGTGCCAATGAACAAGCCCGCCGCTGCAATGACGTCACCCGTCGCGTGATTGAGCACGCCGTTGATCTCGAACTGCGGCAGGACAACCCCGCCGTCAAAGCCCGCAAGGTCATCGCCGCCACCCGCGTCACCCACTACCACCGCATCAGCTGGGTGGAACTTCCCGAGCTCTTGGAGGTGATCGATCGCTTTGAGCGTCAACGACTGGCCGAGCGCAGCAGCCTCATCGCTCTGCGCCTGATGATGCTCACCCTGGTGCGGCCCAGTGAACTGCGGGAAGCCCGTTGGAGCGAAGTGGATACCGAGGGTCGTCAGTGGATCATTCCCGCTGAACGCATGAAGACCCGTGTTCGGCACATCGTGCCGCTCTCATCACAGGCGCGGCACCTATTCGACATGCAGCGGCCGATCACCGGCCACACCGATCTGGTCTTTCACACCCCCAACCACCGCGGCAGCGGCGAGCTTCGGGTGATGAGCAATGGCTGCCTCTCGATGCTTTTGCGGCGCATGGGCTTCCAGGGGCGGCAGACACCCCATGGCTTCAGGGGCTTCGGGCAGACCAACTGCATCGAGCAGCTCAAGATCCCCAGGGTGGTCACTGAAAAGCAGCTGGCCCATGCCGATGGCAACAGCGTTAGCCGCGCCTACGACTGGGCCGAATACCTCGAGGAGCGCTCCGACATGCTGCAGCGCTGGGCCGATCTACTCGATCAGGTGGCCGTCGCTGCCGGTCTGGCTCCCGTCTCAGAGCTGAGCGCAGCGATGGCTGGACATCCATCAGCGCTGCAGGCGGCCTGA
- a CDS encoding BRO family protein — MSSTSALVPYLFEGHRIRVSTDQQGEAWIVVADACAALAESPMAWAMANRRDEEEHCLHSEEGPGADGFTLALIHEATLLRRLLNSDNASARRMRRWLTHDLLPSLQRRQEGNGELPRRSIEAIRRQTAAEVLRGADEIIQLTGVSHAEALLSVLEEIQAHSSPAASDLKQRVSQRAAVVWLTANQVADRLEGTLRHTNQRLATAGLQQRNEDDDWQLTEAGRDWGVALPLCSRVERRQQILWDPAVVALLHQTN, encoded by the coding sequence ATGAGCAGCACGTCCGCTCTGGTGCCCTACCTGTTCGAGGGGCACCGCATCCGGGTGAGCACCGATCAGCAGGGAGAAGCCTGGATCGTCGTCGCCGATGCCTGCGCTGCGCTGGCGGAGAGCCCGATGGCCTGGGCCATGGCGAACAGGCGAGACGAGGAGGAGCACTGCCTCCATTCAGAAGAGGGCCCCGGCGCCGATGGTTTCACCCTGGCGCTGATCCATGAGGCCACGCTGCTGCGCAGGCTGCTGAACAGCGACAACGCCAGCGCACGGCGGATGCGGCGCTGGCTCACCCATGACCTGTTGCCCTCCCTGCAGCGCCGCCAAGAGGGCAACGGAGAGCTGCCACGACGCAGCATCGAGGCGATCCGCAGGCAGACCGCAGCGGAGGTGCTGCGCGGCGCCGACGAGATCATCCAACTCACCGGGGTGTCCCATGCCGAGGCCCTGCTCAGCGTTCTGGAGGAGATCCAGGCCCACAGCAGTCCCGCCGCGTCTGACCTGAAGCAACGCGTCTCGCAGCGTGCAGCGGTGGTCTGGTTGACGGCTAATCAGGTAGCGGACCGTCTGGAGGGAACGCTCCGCCACACCAACCAGCGGCTCGCTACCGCCGGATTGCAGCAGCGCAACGAGGACGACGACTGGCAGCTCACAGAAGCCGGGCGTGACTGGGGTGTCGCCCTGCCGCTCTGCAGTCGGGTAGAGCGCCGCCAGCAGATCCTCTGGGATCCGGCCGTGGTGGCGTTGCTGCACCAGACCAACTGA
- a CDS encoding AlpA family transcriptional regulator, producing MTSATDRLLRLPEVIHRVGLSRTTIYSLIATGEFPRQIVIGPRAVAWSQQELEDWITSKRQAACSADGCPAIAALSSETGARPAATAT from the coding sequence ATGACATCCGCAACCGATCGACTGCTGCGGCTCCCGGAGGTGATCCACCGGGTCGGCCTCTCACGCACCACGATCTACAGCCTGATCGCCACAGGCGAGTTCCCCAGGCAAATCGTGATTGGCCCACGGGCGGTGGCCTGGTCCCAGCAGGAGCTGGAGGACTGGATCACCTCCAAGCGTCAGGCCGCCTGCAGCGCTGATGGATGTCCAGCCATCGCTGCGCTCAGCTCTGAGACGGGAGCCAGACCGGCAGCGACGGCCACCTGA